A single genomic interval of Mucilaginibacter boryungensis harbors:
- a CDS encoding alpha-L-fucosidase, producing the protein MQLHKLLFFLWMITVSVQAQNKSFVSINPTDTEADIVFKAAHVIPTARQLRWQQLELTAFFHFGINTFTDKEWGDGKEDILQFNPTKLDARQWVKTVKDAGFKQVILTAKHHDGFCLWPSAYTGHTIKNTPYQNGKGDIVKEVAEACAQYHIGFGVYLSPWDRNSSYYGDSIKYNAYFEHQLTELLSNYGKIDEVWFDGANGEGPNGKKQVYNFNSWYKLIRRLQPQAVIAIQGPDVRWVGTETGKGRLTEWSVLPVDEQEQRKIADASQKDVMIKPTIFKAGDDLGSRERIKNARGLVWYPAETDVSIRPGWFNHPAEKEKAKTARQLMDIYYTSVGRNSVLLLNIPPDKSGLISKGDIINLKE; encoded by the coding sequence ATGCAACTCCACAAACTACTTTTCTTTTTATGGATGATCACCGTATCGGTACAGGCGCAAAACAAAAGTTTTGTAAGTATAAACCCTACCGACACCGAGGCTGATATTGTTTTTAAGGCAGCACATGTTATACCAACAGCCAGGCAGCTTCGCTGGCAACAGCTGGAATTAACCGCATTTTTTCATTTTGGGATCAACACCTTTACAGATAAAGAATGGGGCGATGGTAAAGAAGATATTTTGCAATTTAACCCTACAAAACTTGATGCCAGACAATGGGTGAAAACGGTTAAGGATGCTGGTTTTAAACAGGTAATCCTCACTGCTAAACATCATGATGGATTTTGTTTATGGCCAAGTGCTTATACCGGGCATACAATCAAAAACACGCCTTATCAAAATGGCAAAGGTGATATTGTAAAAGAAGTTGCGGAAGCCTGCGCGCAATATCATATTGGGTTTGGGGTTTACCTATCCCCTTGGGACAGAAATTCATCCTATTATGGCGATTCCATTAAATACAATGCTTATTTCGAGCATCAGCTAACCGAACTATTAAGTAATTATGGTAAAATAGATGAGGTGTGGTTTGATGGCGCGAATGGCGAGGGACCTAACGGTAAAAAACAGGTTTATAATTTTAATAGTTGGTATAAATTAATCCGTAGGTTACAGCCACAAGCTGTTATTGCGATACAGGGCCCCGATGTACGGTGGGTAGGTACCGAAACAGGTAAAGGCAGATTAACTGAATGGAGCGTATTGCCGGTAGATGAGCAGGAGCAAAGAAAAATAGCCGATGCATCTCAAAAAGATGTAATGATAAAACCTACTATTTTTAAAGCAGGTGATGACTTAGGCAGCCGCGAGCGTATAAAAAATGCCAGGGGTTTAGTTTGGTATCCGGCCGAAACGGATGTATCTATCCGCCCAGGCTGGTTTAATCACCCGGCAGAAAAGGAAAAAGCAAAGACAGCCCGCCAATTAATGGATATATATTATACATCAGTCGGTCGGAATAGCGTACTGCTATTGAATATACCGCCTGATAAAAGCGGACTAATCAGCAAAGGCGATATTATTAATTTGAAGGAATAG
- a CDS encoding glycoside hydrolase family 2 protein codes for MREVINFNSDWKFHLAYDVRKKPEIINVMLPHTWNAKAALAGKINYERETGIYEKCFFVNAAWGNKRLFLYFDGANTVATVLVNQHFITEHKGGYTAFCVEITKYVKAGEVNQVEVQVSNAYRMDVLPLSGDFNVYGGIHRPVSLLVTSKDCISPLDYASPGVYLTPQNVSAQSATVNILTKLSITDSARLQIKTEIRDARQHMVAEIINPVSNYVQCWQTIKLKQPHLWNGKADPYLYTVYVKILKDGQLIDEVAQPLGLKYFKVDANKGFMLNGKYLDLHGVGFHEDVAGRGSAMLVADYQKDMQLINQIGATSLRLTHYPHGKYFYNLCDRNGLVVWSEIPFVGPGGYTGAGYIKSDALELQVKQVLTEMIRQNYNHPSVCFWGLFNELKLDHDDPVPFLKELNALAKKEDSTRLTTCASFLDNDQFNQVSDVIAWNKYYGWYGGEFKQIGIWADKMHAQFPQKPFAVSEYGAGGSPFKHTEHVERPVADGTFHPEEWQTLYHEQNWRELNKRPFVWGKYVWALADFGSSIRTEGDAAGINDKGLVTYDRKIKKDAFYFYKANWNPEPMLYITDRRNTIRHHQKCTIKVYSNVAGVELWLNDVFLKKQDPDEYHTINWENIRLMKGKNKIEIKSKVSGRLLRDTCYWILK; via the coding sequence GTGCGAGAGGTTATTAATTTCAATAGCGACTGGAAATTCCATTTGGCTTACGATGTACGTAAAAAGCCAGAAATAATAAACGTTATGCTGCCGCATACATGGAATGCTAAAGCTGCACTTGCGGGTAAAATTAATTATGAAAGAGAAACCGGTATTTATGAAAAATGCTTTTTTGTGAATGCAGCCTGGGGTAATAAACGTTTATTCCTTTACTTTGATGGGGCTAATACAGTGGCTACAGTATTAGTTAACCAACATTTCATTACCGAGCATAAGGGGGGCTACACCGCTTTTTGTGTAGAGATAACCAAATATGTAAAAGCAGGCGAAGTAAATCAGGTAGAAGTTCAGGTAAGTAATGCGTATCGAATGGACGTGTTGCCCTTATCAGGGGATTTTAATGTATATGGAGGCATTCACCGGCCGGTATCGTTGCTGGTTACCTCAAAAGATTGTATATCGCCGTTGGATTATGCTTCGCCGGGTGTGTATCTAACGCCTCAAAATGTTTCAGCGCAATCGGCAACTGTTAATATATTAACCAAATTATCTATAACTGATTCCGCCAGGTTACAAATCAAAACAGAGATCAGGGATGCCAGGCAGCATATGGTTGCCGAAATTATTAACCCGGTAAGCAATTATGTGCAATGCTGGCAAACCATTAAGCTGAAACAACCACATTTATGGAATGGTAAAGCCGATCCGTATTTGTATACAGTGTATGTGAAAATATTGAAAGACGGACAGCTTATAGACGAAGTGGCGCAGCCGCTGGGTTTAAAATACTTTAAGGTAGATGCCAATAAAGGTTTTATGCTGAACGGCAAATACCTGGATTTGCATGGTGTTGGTTTTCATGAAGATGTGGCTGGTAGAGGCTCGGCAATGCTTGTGGCCGATTATCAAAAAGATATGCAATTAATTAATCAGATAGGGGCTACTTCCTTACGTTTAACGCATTATCCGCATGGTAAATATTTTTACAACCTGTGCGACAGGAATGGCTTAGTGGTGTGGTCTGAAATTCCCTTTGTTGGCCCGGGAGGGTATACCGGCGCGGGTTATATTAAAAGCGATGCGTTGGAACTACAGGTAAAACAAGTGTTAACCGAAATGATACGTCAGAATTATAATCATCCATCTGTTTGTTTTTGGGGATTATTTAACGAATTAAAGCTTGACCATGATGACCCTGTCCCGTTTTTAAAAGAGTTGAATGCGCTGGCTAAAAAAGAAGATAGTACACGTTTAACTACCTGCGCGTCCTTTTTAGATAACGATCAGTTTAACCAGGTATCGGATGTAATCGCATGGAATAAATATTATGGTTGGTACGGTGGAGAGTTTAAGCAGATCGGCATCTGGGCTGATAAAATGCATGCCCAATTTCCGCAAAAACCGTTCGCGGTAAGTGAGTATGGTGCCGGCGGGAGCCCGTTTAAACATACCGAACACGTTGAGAGACCGGTAGCTGACGGTACCTTTCACCCGGAAGAATGGCAAACACTCTATCATGAACAAAATTGGCGGGAATTAAATAAAAGGCCATTTGTGTGGGGCAAGTATGTGTGGGCCCTGGCCGATTTCGGCTCGTCAATACGTACAGAGGGCGATGCTGCAGGTATTAATGACAAGGGGCTTGTTACGTATGACCGCAAGATTAAAAAAGATGCTTTTTACTTTTACAAGGCCAACTGGAACCCCGAACCAATGCTTTATATCACCGATCGTAGAAACACGATCAGGCATCATCAAAAATGCACCATTAAGGTTTATAGCAACGTTGCAGGCGTAGAGCTATGGTTGAATGATGTATTTTTGAAAAAACAGGACCCTGATGAGTATCATACCATTAACTGGGAAAACATCAGGTTGATGAAGGGGAAAAACAAAATTGAAATAAAAAGTAAGGTCAGCGGCCGGTTGTTGCGCGATACCTGTTATTGGATATTGAAATAG
- a CDS encoding right-handed parallel beta-helix repeat-containing protein, with product MKKILMLLLSCNTLYALGSTYYIDNKKGDDIFDGKSPAKAWKTLTKINKQTFMPGDSVLFKRDGIWEGQLAPSGSGAEKQPVVFGAYGTGALPEIKAGGYVRDGILLKNVQYLVIEHMAVSNLDSSVPFQKNGPTGVRLLADNAGTLHNIRLANLYIHDINGDNKKGTNEGCGIFWDCQGPIPSNFEHLTIENCKLVRIDRNGIRGNGTFGIRSNWFPNKHLVIRNCTMDDIGGDGIVIKAFDNALVEHNQLFHIRARAKDNAVAIWPHSSDNTTIQYNEVAYTRNGNWANDGQSFDIDGNCHNTIIQYNYSHDNEGGFMLVISDAINKDNMMTKGNIIRYNLSVNDGLNRKRLFNFAGVTDSTIIKGNVFYNNAAKHYTMEIADIENGIATNVVFEDNYFSYTGGTPALFTKSPKQYGQFFFNNNYFGGYVFGLDNLPNRKDKIGAYNRGETKKPKGSFPWLYLPAKLRSQTNLFPDDLFRSYYGKN from the coding sequence ATGAAAAAGATATTAATGTTGCTTCTGAGCTGTAATACACTGTATGCTTTAGGTAGTACTTACTATATTGATAACAAAAAGGGCGATGACATATTTGATGGTAAAAGCCCGGCAAAAGCCTGGAAAACATTAACTAAAATAAATAAGCAAACCTTTATGCCCGGCGATAGTGTACTATTTAAAAGGGATGGTATTTGGGAAGGGCAGCTTGCCCCATCCGGTTCTGGAGCTGAAAAGCAGCCTGTGGTTTTTGGCGCATATGGCACAGGAGCTCTACCGGAAATTAAGGCCGGAGGGTATGTCAGGGATGGTATATTATTGAAAAATGTCCAATATCTTGTAATAGAGCATATGGCTGTTTCAAACCTCGACAGCAGTGTGCCATTTCAAAAGAACGGTCCAACAGGGGTACGGCTACTGGCTGATAATGCCGGTACGTTGCATAACATTCGTTTGGCCAATTTATACATCCACGATATAAACGGGGATAACAAAAAAGGGACTAATGAAGGTTGCGGCATTTTTTGGGATTGCCAGGGGCCAATCCCCAGCAATTTTGAGCATCTTACTATTGAAAACTGCAAACTGGTGCGTATAGACCGTAACGGTATTCGCGGCAATGGTACATTTGGCATCCGCAGCAATTGGTTCCCCAACAAACATTTAGTGATTCGTAATTGCACTATGGATGATATTGGTGGCGATGGCATTGTAATTAAGGCTTTTGACAATGCCTTAGTTGAGCATAACCAGCTTTTTCATATTCGTGCCCGGGCTAAAGATAATGCGGTTGCTATATGGCCCCATAGCAGCGATAATACCACTATCCAATATAATGAGGTAGCTTATACCCGTAACGGCAACTGGGCAAACGATGGGCAATCGTTCGATATTGATGGTAATTGTCATAATACAATTATTCAATATAATTATAGCCACGATAACGAGGGTGGCTTTATGTTGGTGATATCGGACGCTATTAATAAGGATAATATGATGACGAAGGGTAACATTATCCGCTATAATCTAAGCGTTAACGATGGCCTTAACCGTAAGCGGTTGTTTAACTTTGCAGGGGTAACCGATAGCACAATTATTAAAGGCAACGTATTTTACAATAATGCGGCAAAGCATTATACTATGGAGATAGCTGATATAGAAAATGGCATTGCTACGAATGTGGTTTTTGAGGATAACTACTTTTCCTATACCGGGGGAACGCCTGCATTATTCACTAAGTCACCAAAGCAGTACGGACAGTTTTTTTTCAATAATAATTATTTCGGCGGCTATGTGTTTGGCTTGGATAATTTACCAAACCGTAAAGATAAGATAGGTGCTTATAATCGTGGAGAAACGAAAAAGCCAAAGGGTTCTTTTCCCTGGCTGTATTTACCTGCAAAGTTACGTAGTCAAACGAACCTATTCCCTGATGATTTATTTAGATCTTATTACGGGAAAAATTGA
- a CDS encoding hybrid sensor histidine kinase/response regulator transcription factor yields MKLTVKICVLFTLMALGTYGQRIAFENLTVDDGLSQNSVLAISQDNRGFMWYGTQHGLNKYDATNFKTYKNNGSDKSSLSSDYVTCLLLDSHQQLWIGTRNGLNRYKPETDNFERITFNNTLQKTGNLIISCIYEDKEKNLWVWTSRGLHKLINRATAKFAPLAISDSVAGLNGTNVHVIYQDYTGSYWLGSSAGLTKMKIQRGQLTFQKYRHQATQINSLSDNYVTAITEDLNHQLWVGTLHGGINLYNRANNSFTRFLSNNGNRGPVNNNIRVLRPDNSGKIWVGTQGGLNILDPLNKQFIAYQHNPEDKSSLSQNSIYDIFINKNNIVWIGTYWGGINMVSSHNTAFLSYQTTHYHSTINNNVVSAIAEDMQHNLWIGTEGGGLNYFDRKKDVVTTYQNKVNSPSSLGSDLIKVIYIDKSKNVWAGTHGGGLNLFNPLSKQFTRFLYKENDPATLSAEVLCLLEASQGNFWVGTQSGLRAYRRNDITLQAIGHPILSKIGHRSIKGLLEDKDKNIWIGTSEGVFLLNAVTGKVSMFTVADGLKSNDINTIYQDSKSRIWTGSYYGGLAVYNSELKRFTSYGEKEGLANDNVLGILEDAGNNLWVSTGNGLSKFSIATRAFKNYTKSDGLSGNTFNINSCLKTSDGEMLFGGFNGLTSFFPSQIEDNNVPPPVVITSLKLFGKPIGINQPDKLLSKDISLTDNIIFSHSQNVFSIDFAALNYIKSEKNKYAYKLEGFDKDWVRTNIPSATFTNLVPGNYTFFVKGANNDGVWGQAAELRIKVLPPIWATGWAYVLYVLFIGGITFLLARFFILRSLLRRDKELTYLKLNFFTNISHEIRTHLSLIFGPLEKLILDGNAEGNNTTHLQIVKKNADSLLQLVNELMDFRKAETGNLKLNIAAGNIVTLLREVYSSFDEYAVTRNISTSFITSGDDIELYFDIAQLEKVFFNLIHNAFKFTGDNGQIALLIEERKYEVIITVTDNGKGIAPENLKSLFENYFQENDHGKQNTGYGIGLALAKSIIELHKGFIVVESKLSPEGNYTSFAVTLLKGAAHFKNIQPNGLPVTDLQPSHKPFIVDYSKNPDTAISKLISSANKKKLVLLVEDNQDIREFIGKALRENYEVIAVADGMKGWEAACEHIPDVIISDVMMPDMDGFELCDKIKSDERTNHIPVILLTAKASGVYHVEGLKMGADVYLTKPFSVEVLLLQVTNMLNNSEKLRCFINKQLKSTHDLANGFLVENVGEKTKKIAHSIDNEFLNKAIKIIEDHLDNPGFNVSELAKAVAMSQPVLYKKLNALTGLSVNDFIKSIKMNNAVILLQSKRYTINEIAYMVGFSDRKYFSKEFKKQYGKTPSEFTA; encoded by the coding sequence ATGAAGTTAACGGTTAAAATATGTGTGTTGTTTACGCTGATGGCTTTAGGGACCTATGGCCAGCGTATAGCATTTGAAAATTTGACAGTGGATGATGGCCTGTCCCAAAATTCGGTGCTGGCCATTTCACAGGATAACCGCGGCTTTATGTGGTATGGTACTCAGCATGGTTTAAATAAATATGATGCCACTAATTTTAAAACTTACAAAAATAATGGGAGCGACAAATCAAGCCTTTCATCAGATTATGTAACCTGTCTGTTGCTTGATTCCCATCAGCAACTTTGGATAGGTACCCGTAACGGGCTAAATAGATATAAACCCGAAACCGATAATTTTGAACGCATCACTTTTAATAACACGCTTCAAAAAACCGGCAACCTAATTATTAGTTGTATTTATGAGGATAAGGAAAAAAATCTCTGGGTGTGGACTTCAAGGGGGCTTCATAAGCTTATCAACAGGGCAACTGCAAAGTTTGCCCCTTTGGCTATTTCCGATTCCGTTGCAGGTTTAAACGGAACCAACGTACATGTAATTTATCAGGATTATACCGGCAGCTACTGGCTAGGCTCATCGGCAGGCCTCACTAAAATGAAAATACAGCGGGGTCAATTAACCTTCCAAAAATATAGACATCAGGCAACGCAAATAAATAGTTTAAGTGATAACTATGTAACAGCTATAACTGAAGATTTGAACCATCAGTTATGGGTAGGTACTTTGCATGGGGGTATTAATCTTTATAATCGTGCCAATAACAGCTTCACTCGTTTTTTGAGTAACAATGGTAATCGCGGCCCCGTTAATAACAATATCCGCGTGCTGCGACCAGATAACTCAGGTAAAATATGGGTAGGTACGCAGGGTGGCCTTAACATACTCGATCCTTTAAACAAACAATTTATAGCTTATCAGCACAATCCGGAAGATAAAAGCAGCTTAAGTCAAAATTCTATATATGACATTTTTATTAATAAAAACAATATCGTGTGGATTGGCACCTATTGGGGGGGCATTAATATGGTATCCAGTCATAATACAGCTTTTCTGTCCTATCAAACTACCCATTATCATTCTACCATTAACAATAATGTGGTAAGTGCTATTGCAGAAGATATGCAGCATAACTTATGGATTGGTACAGAAGGTGGCGGACTGAATTATTTTGACCGTAAAAAAGATGTGGTTACTACTTATCAAAACAAAGTAAACAGTCCTTCATCATTAGGTTCTGATCTGATTAAAGTTATTTACATAGATAAAAGTAAAAATGTATGGGCGGGTACCCATGGTGGCGGTTTAAATCTTTTTAATCCATTAAGTAAACAGTTTACGCGGTTTTTGTATAAAGAAAATGATCCGGCTACGTTAAGTGCAGAAGTATTGTGTTTGCTGGAAGCCTCACAAGGGAATTTTTGGGTGGGTACTCAATCTGGTTTACGTGCTTACCGGCGAAATGATATTACACTGCAGGCCATCGGTCACCCGATCTTAAGTAAAATAGGCCACAGATCTATCAAAGGCTTATTAGAAGATAAAGATAAAAATATTTGGATAGGCACAAGTGAGGGCGTTTTTTTATTAAATGCAGTCACTGGCAAGGTAAGTATGTTCACTGTTGCCGATGGCCTAAAATCAAACGATATCAATACCATATATCAGGATAGTAAAAGCCGGATATGGACAGGTTCGTATTACGGTGGGTTGGCAGTGTATAATAGTGAACTGAAAAGATTTACCAGTTATGGTGAGAAGGAGGGGTTGGCTAATGATAACGTTTTAGGGATATTGGAAGATGCCGGCAATAATCTTTGGGTAAGTACCGGCAATGGGTTATCAAAATTTAGTATTGCTACACGGGCATTTAAAAACTATACCAAAAGTGATGGCCTGAGCGGCAATACTTTCAATATCAATTCCTGTTTAAAAACCAGCGATGGTGAAATGCTTTTTGGAGGTTTTAATGGTTTAACCAGTTTCTTTCCATCGCAAATTGAAGACAATAATGTGCCGCCGCCGGTGGTTATAACTTCGTTAAAACTGTTTGGCAAGCCAATTGGAATCAATCAGCCTGATAAGTTATTGAGCAAAGATATCAGCCTTACTGACAATATCATTTTTTCACATTCGCAAAATGTTTTTTCTATAGATTTTGCCGCCCTGAATTATATCAAATCTGAAAAAAATAAATACGCTTATAAACTGGAAGGCTTTGATAAAGATTGGGTGCGTACCAATATACCCTCGGCAACTTTTACCAATTTAGTACCCGGTAACTACACCTTTTTTGTAAAGGGGGCCAATAATGATGGGGTTTGGGGGCAGGCTGCAGAGCTGCGTATTAAAGTATTGCCACCTATTTGGGCCACAGGATGGGCTTATGTATTGTATGTGCTTTTTATAGGCGGCATTACATTTCTGTTGGCCCGTTTCTTTATTTTACGGTCATTATTAAGGCGGGATAAAGAACTTACCTATTTAAAATTGAATTTTTTTACTAATATCTCTCATGAGATACGTACGCACCTTTCATTAATATTCGGCCCGCTTGAAAAGTTGATACTTGATGGAAATGCCGAAGGTAATAACACCACTCATTTGCAAATTGTTAAAAAAAATGCCGATAGCTTGCTTCAATTGGTAAATGAATTGATGGATTTTAGAAAAGCTGAGACCGGTAATCTGAAACTTAACATAGCAGCAGGTAATATTGTGACTTTACTGCGGGAGGTGTATAGTTCATTTGATGAGTATGCGGTAACGCGGAATATCAGTACAAGCTTTATCACATCAGGCGATGATATAGAGTTGTACTTTGATATAGCCCAGCTGGAAAAGGTGTTTTTTAATTTGATCCATAACGCATTTAAATTCACAGGGGATAATGGGCAAATTGCTCTGCTTATTGAAGAAAGGAAATATGAAGTAATAATTACAGTAACCGATAACGGAAAAGGGATAGCGCCTGAAAACCTGAAAAGTTTATTTGAGAATTATTTTCAGGAAAATGATCATGGCAAGCAAAATACGGGTTATGGTATAGGCTTGGCCCTTGCCAAAAGTATTATAGAGTTGCACAAGGGCTTTATCGTTGTAGAAAGCAAGTTATCGCCGGAGGGAAATTATACCTCGTTTGCGGTTACGTTATTAAAGGGGGCGGCCCATTTTAAAAATATACAGCCAAATGGCTTGCCCGTGACCGATTTGCAACCAAGCCATAAACCTTTTATAGTTGATTACTCCAAGAATCCTGATACAGCAATTAGCAAATTAATATCGTCTGCTAACAAGAAGAAGCTTGTTTTACTCGTTGAAGATAACCAGGATATTCGTGAATTTATCGGCAAGGCATTGCGTGAAAATTATGAAGTGATAGCAGTTGCCGATGGAATGAAAGGTTGGGAAGCAGCTTGTGAACACATACCAGATGTTATTATCAGCGATGTGATGATGCCGGATATGGATGGCTTCGAACTATGTGATAAAATAAAAAGCGATGAAAGGACTAATCATATTCCGGTTATTCTTTTAACAGCCAAAGCGTCAGGCGTCTATCATGTTGAAGGATTGAAAATGGGTGCGGATGTTTATTTGACCAAGCCCTTTAGTGTTGAAGTATTGTTGTTGCAGGTAACAAATATGCTAAACAACAGCGAAAAACTCAGGTGTTTTATTAATAAACAACTTAAATCTACTCATGATTTAGCCAACGGCTTTTTGGTGGAAAACGTTGGCGAAAAAACTAAAAAAATAGCACATTCAATTGATAATGAGTTTTTAAACAAGGCAATCAAAATTATTGAAGATCATCTTGATAATCCTGGGTTTAACGTATCCGAGTTAGCTAAAGCAGTAGCCATGAGTCAGCCAGTGTTGTATAAAAAACTGAATGCGCTTACCGGATTGTCTGTTAATGATTTTATCAAGTCCATCAAAATGAATAATGCTGTTATATTGCTGCAAAGCAAGCGTTATACCATTAATGAAATAGCTTATATGGTAGGTTTCAGCGACAGGAAATATTTTAGCAAGGAATTTAAAAAACAGTATGGAAAAACACCAAGTGAGTTTACGGCATAA
- a CDS encoding right-handed parallel beta-helix repeat-containing protein, with translation MKMRNTLLALPVLTILLCAGCKKSSSGLLNEKAGADPNTLGVRRSMTTAISGTTYYIDPTGDDNNSGTSSATPWKTINKVNAQTFLPGDHILFKAGGVWSGNIVFLGSGSAGSPIVVDQYSTGNKPVINGGGLVNGSITLLVNNQSYWEINNLEITNTITTGLHYAVTGIKIGNSTSSVVSHVYVKNCYVHDVNSTGVGNSNYNKGTGGIIVSGYFNDILVDSCHVANCQIEGIRTTSSSPLSTNVTFSNNLIENIYGDGIVMSSVQSGGLITGNIVHNACITNAANFAGIWTYNESGTVISHNEVYGLTGGLNDGQAFDADINTSGDIFEYNYSHDNYRGFMLFMPSAKNITVRYNISANDAKGGTKVFNFTATDVNNQLYNNVFYLTNNITYFFQTKFIGSFTNNIISSTGTVTNFSQNTMSSDARFLNNCIYPNAVILASNWNGCYHSNNIFFAPKFTNPTAYGIGRNTATAFSLQSTSPCIAAGLIIANNGGYDFFNTALSASGNPDVGAIKY, from the coding sequence ATGAAAATGAGAAACACATTACTAGCATTGCCTGTATTGACGATACTGCTATGCGCCGGATGCAAAAAATCATCAAGCGGCCTGTTAAACGAAAAAGCCGGGGCTGATCCAAACACACTTGGTGTCAGACGAAGTATGACAACGGCAATAAGCGGAACTACTTATTATATCGATCCCACAGGGGATGATAATAATAGCGGAACAAGTTCGGCTACCCCATGGAAAACCATTAATAAAGTAAATGCCCAAACTTTTTTACCTGGCGACCATATCCTGTTTAAGGCCGGCGGCGTCTGGTCGGGGAACATTGTGTTTTTAGGTTCAGGATCGGCTGGGAGCCCTATTGTCGTTGATCAGTATAGCACAGGCAATAAACCTGTTATTAATGGAGGGGGATTAGTAAACGGTTCTATTACACTTTTGGTCAATAACCAGTCATACTGGGAAATTAATAATTTGGAGATTACAAATACTATTACAACAGGTCTGCATTATGCGGTTACAGGTATTAAAATAGGTAACTCCACCAGCAGTGTGGTCAGCCATGTATATGTAAAAAATTGTTACGTGCATGATGTTAATTCTACAGGTGTAGGAAATTCTAATTATAATAAAGGTACGGGCGGTATCATTGTATCAGGTTATTTTAATGATATTTTGGTGGATAGCTGCCATGTAGCCAACTGTCAGATAGAAGGGATCCGCACTACCTCCAGTTCGCCGCTTTCAACAAACGTGACTTTCTCAAATAATCTGATTGAAAATATCTACGGAGACGGCATAGTAATGAGCAGCGTTCAAAGTGGGGGCTTGATAACTGGCAACATTGTACATAATGCCTGTATAACCAATGCGGCGAATTTTGCCGGAATTTGGACTTACAATGAAAGTGGTACAGTTATCTCACATAATGAAGTATACGGGCTCACCGGCGGATTAAATGACGGGCAAGCTTTTGATGCCGATATCAACACAAGCGGCGATATTTTTGAATATAACTACTCACATGATAATTACCGGGGGTTTATGTTATTTATGCCCAGTGCAAAAAACATTACCGTGCGTTATAATATTAGTGCCAACGATGCCAAAGGTGGAACAAAGGTGTTTAATTTTACGGCGACTGACGTTAACAACCAGCTTTATAACAACGTTTTTTATCTTACCAATAATATTACCTATTTCTTTCAAACCAAGTTTATCGGTTCGTTCACCAATAACATCATCAGCAGCACAGGTACGGTAACTAATTTTTCACAAAACACAATGTCATCCGATGCGCGCTTTTTAAACAATTGTATTTATCCAAACGCGGTTATTCTCGCAAGCAACTGGAATGGGTGTTACCATTCCAACAACATATTTTTTGCACCGAAATTTACAAACCCAACGGCGTATGGTATAGGCCGAAATACAGCCACTGCATTTAGCCTGCAAAGCACATCACCATGTATCGCTGCGGGATTAATTATTGCTAACAATGGTGGCTATGATTTCTTTAACACAGCTTTGTCAGCAAGCGGGAACCCTGATGTTGGCGCAATTAAATATTAA